From Thermococcus sp.:
GCTCATGTATATCCCTATCAGCCTTTCAAGGGTCTCCTGGTCGAGCTTTTCCAGCTTCTCTATTCTGACTTCCCTCATCGTGTTAGGGTCTTATCGAGGGGTTTAAAAAGTCTAACTCCGAGCCTCTGGTGGAATGAGAAGGTGATGGGAATGGGAAAGGCCAAGCCTAAGTACTGCGAGATATGCGGTGCACCCATCAAAGGGCCCGGCCACAGAATAAGGATTGAGGGAGCCGAGGTTCTCGTCTGCGATAAGTGCTACGAGAAGTACGGAAAGAAGAAACCGGGAACCTTCAGCATAATGCCGACTGGCAGGGAACCGAGGAGAACCTCAAGGCCGAGCCAGAGGCCGAGGAGAGAGCTTAAACCAAGGCGCGAGAAACCCCTTTATACCGAGGAGATAGTGGAGGACTTCGCGGAGAGGGTTTACAGGGCCATACAGAGGAGCGGGAAGAGCTACGAGGAGCTCTCCCACGAGGTCGGACTGTCGGTCAACGACCTCCGCGCCATAGCCCACGGCTACCGCGAGCCAACAATAAAAGAAGCCAGGAAGCTTGAGAAGTACTTCAGGATAACCCTCATCGAGCGCGTTGAGGAGGAGCTCGGGGAGAAGAAGGTCATCCCGAGGGACTACGAGCCGACTTTGGGGGATATAGCCAACATAAGGATCAAGAAGAGGAAGAAGAAGTGAATTTTTACCCTGGCTAATTTTTTGTTAACGAAGGGGAACTTCTCATCAGGTAAGGGCATTTTAAAAAGGCTCGTTGTCCTCGCTCTTCTCCCTCTTCTTAACCTCCTCAGCCTTAGTCCTTTTCGGCGGGTGGAAACCGCGGAGCTTCTCGAAGGTTCCCCAGAGGCGCATGAGTTCCTCCCATACCTCGGTATCCGGCGGGATGACGAGGATGTGGGCCGGGGGATGGATGTCCATAATTCTCCCTATCGCCTTCCTGGGTGGCAGGTCTATCTGGGCAACCACGTGGGCTTTAAATTTCTTCTTCGGCTTCTCACCGCTTATCTTCTCGAAGGCCCACTCCGAAAGTGCCGGTGGGATTATCCTCGGATCACCGCGAATCCTCATGCCACCGTAGCGGACGAGATCTGCCAAAGCCACGCTCGCCTTGTGGAAGTTGTCTGCCCTCACGAGCACTATCGTGTTTCTCATGGTCTCACCGTAACCACTCGGCCGGCATGTTTTTAAACCTTCCCCGATTTTAGTTACCGAAATTTTTAAAAACGTCAAGTTTCTAAAATTGCTGGCTCAAGTTAGGGGGGATGAAAATGTTCCTGAAGAGGAGACACCTAGAGATACTGAGGGAAATGAGGAACACTGAGAGCCAGGCCGAGATTGAGGCTAAGCTCCCCGACGAGTTCCAACTCAGGGCAATTGAGCTCTACATCCTTGGCTTTGCGGAGCTTGAGGGCGGAAAGATTAAGCTCACCGACGCCGGGAGGAGACTGCTGGAGCTCACGGATGGACTCAACCTTGATGAGCTTCCTGACGTTATAGCGGACAGCGAGATTATCAAGATGCTCGAACTCCTTGAGGAGACAGGATGGGTTCCCGAGAAGTGGCTGGAGGTTCTCAGGGAGAGGAAGCTCGCCGATGAGAACGGTCTAACGGACTTCGGAAAGGGCCTTCTTGGGGTTTACAGGACGACGCATCCGGTCGTCTACCTCACTCCGGAGATAGTCTCTTTCCTTAAGGGCATGCCCAAGCTCGGAGTCCTTGACGAGCTCATAACTTTCAAGAACTCCAAGCTTTACGGCGACAACATCGTCAACGCCCTCCAGGCCATGAGGCTCCTGATGATTTCCCCACCAACGGAAAGGGGAAGGGCCTTTACCATCACACCGGCGGCAAAACAGGCCCTCAAGGCCCTCAGCATGATGCCGGTGTTTGCGAGGGCTATAGTTCTTAGGAAGGAGGACTTTGAGGCCCTTAAAGCCGGAAGGGGCAGCGCGGAGCTTGAGAGCATGGGGCTCAGCAACGAGAAGGGAACAACAGAGTTTGGAAGGGCTATAATGGAGACCTACGAGGCAATCGGCAAAGTTGAGGAGAAGGTTCTCCCGATTTACCTGCTCGACGACGAGCTGTCCGTTCTAAAGGCAATAGAGGAGATAGAGAAGAAGCACGAGACGAACCCTGAGATACTCCCGACGGAGAAAGAAATCGCCAGGAGAGCTGAGGTTGAAGACGTAGGAGCGATACTCCATCTACTGGAGAGTAAGGAGCTCGTTGAGAGGAAACTCGTCAAGAACAGGGACACCTACTGGCTCACCAGCTGGGGCAGGGAGGCAGTAAACTTCGGAACCGTCAGTCCCGATGCCATGAAGGCCGTAACCTACGCCGATAGCGGCGACGTGCCGATAGCGGAGTGGGTCTTAAAGGCCCAGGAAGAGGGCCTCGTAAAGGCCGGCGTTACCGACAAGGGACGCTTCTACCTCAGGCTCAGCAGGACGATAAGGAGGAAGCTCTTCCTAACAAAGTACGATGTGGCCATTCTCGCAAAGCTACCGAGGAGGAAGTACATCCACCGCGATGAGCTTGTCAGGCTTGTTGGGGACTACATCGGTGGCGATGAGAGGGAGGTAATCAGGGCAATTGGGGAGGCCGAGGCAAAAGGCTTCGTCGTTGAGCTCCAGAACGGCATGGTGAAGCTGACCGGGCTCGGGGAGAGGGTTAAGACCGCCCTTGAGAACGCGAAGCTCCAGGAAATAGTCAGGGTCAAGTTCAGCGTTACCCCAACGCTCTACAACGTGCTCAGGGTCATCTACGAAAACCTTGAGGCCTTCAACAGGATATGGAAGGAGAAGGGCGAGGTAAGGGATTACAAGATGGAGGAGGTTGACGTAATAAGGAAGCACCTCAGCCTCAGTGACGAGGAGATAAAGAAGGCACTCACGATGCTCCGCCAGCTCGGCTTCCTCGGGAGCAAGAGCCTGACCGAGGCGGGGAAGGTTCTCGTCGAGGCCTACCTCTGACCATTTTTATTCCCTGCATCATAAAGCTTTAAAAAGGAATCCGGGCTATTTATAAAGGGTTTTTAAACCCACCATCCGGAGGTGTAAACCTTGGTGGACATGAGCAATGTAAAGCTCAGGATAGAAAACATAGTCGCTTCTGTCGACCTCTTTACGGACCTGAACCTTGAGAAGGTCATAGAGATATGCCCGAACTCCAAGTACAACCCGGAGGAGTTCCCCGGCATAATCTGCCGCTTTGAGAAGCCCAAGGTTGCCCTGCTGATATTCAGCTCCGGAAAGCTCGTCGTCACCGGGGCCAAGAGCGTTGAGGACATCGAGAGGGCCGTAAACAAGCTCATCCAGATGCTAAAAAAGATAGGGGCCAAGTTCCACCGCGAGCCCCAGATAGACATCCAGAACATGGTCTTCAGCGGTGACATAGGCATGGAGTTCAACCTCGATGCCGTGGCACTTAGTTTACCCAACTGTGAATACGAGCCGGAGCAGTTCCCCGGTGTCATCTATCGTGTTAAGGAGCCCAAAGCTGTTATACTGCTGTTTTCCTCTGGGAAGATAGTCTGCTCCGGTGCGAAGAGCGAAAGCGACGCCTGGGAGGCCGTGAAGAAGCTCCTCCGCGAGCTTGAGAAATACGGTCTAATCGAAGAAGAGGAGGAGTGGTGAGGCCTCTTGGCCTTCTCCGTTATCTACTCCCCGATATTCCTCGAACACAAGCCCAAAGACTACCACCCCGAGAACCCCGAAAGACTCCTTCGGGCAATGGAAGCTCTAAAGAGGACCGGCCTATGGGAGCCAATCGAGCCTGAACCTGTTCCTGAGGAGGAACTTCTCAGGGTTCATAGCGAGGACTACGTTAAGCGAGTGAAGGAAAAGAGTCGCTCTTTTGCCTACCTTGATCCGGACACGTACGTTTCTCCCGGCACATTCGAGGCTTCCCTCACTGCCTTTGGCGCATCAAGGAGAGCCGTTGAACTGGCAGTTGAGAGGAAAGGTCTTTATCTGGCCCTTGTCAGACCCCCGGGCCACCACGCGGGCAGAAACGGGAGGGCTTTAAACGCTCCAACGCTTGGCTTCTGCATCTTCAACAGCTCGGCCTACGCCGCCAAAATCGCGGAGGAGAAGCTTGGAAAGGTTTTGGTTATAGACTTCGACGCTCACCACGGCAACGGCACGCAGGAGATACTGTGGAACGATGAGAAAGCTGTCCACATAGACCTCCACGAGCGCGACATCTATCCGATGAGTGGGTACGAATACGAGGTTGGCGGAAAGAAGGCTGAGGGCACGAAGATCAACATCCCCATGCCCCACTACGCCGGCGACGATGACTACGTTTACGCCTGGGAGGAAATCGTCCTGCCAATAATAGCCCAGTTCAGGCCAAAACTCATCGTCGTCTCGGCCGGCTTCGACGGCTTTCTCGGCGAGAACCTGACGACACTCAGGTTAAGCGAGGTTTTCTTTGCCTACGCAGGCTCGACGCTCTCCCGCTATCCTCTCGCGGTAATCTTCGAGGGTGGCTATTCAGTAGGCCTCGACAAAGGCCTGCCGGCATTCATCAGGGGCTACCTGTCGGGAGAAATAAGGGAAGTTCCGGTTGCACCTTCCTACGAGGCTCTAAGGACGGTCTCGGCCGTAAAAGAAGTGCAGAGGCAGTGGTGGGAGCTGTAGATTACTGGGGGGTAAGTTGAAGGTTCTTCACGACGTCCCTAACGACTGGATCTGGGATTGAATACTCGTTTCCTTTCTTTTCAAGGTAGCCGTACTTGAGAAGGTTCTTGAGGAGGATGGAAAATTTTGCATCGTTTACAGGCCCCATCTTGAACTCCACGTACTCCTTTATGGTGCTCCATCTAACGTTTCCCATGGCAACAGCCTTCAATATAACCCCGTACCTCCTGCTGTTCCGAATAAGGGATGAAAGCTCCTCCCGGATTAGCTTTTCGGCCATGTTGAAGAGTTCGTCCATAGCTTGGGCATGGGGAAGCTTTCTAACCCCGCGGAGATAACCGTACATCGTGAGCCAGCCAACTATACCGTCGAGCCTCTCAACGGCCTCCTCAATCTCGTTCTCAGCAGGTTCGATGCCGATCTCTCCAAACCCCTTTCTGAGGAAGTCCACACTCTCCTCCCGTTTAAACCTTTGGAGCACTATCTCCCTCGCGTATCTGCCAAAGAGGGGTTTTTTGGGGTCCTCAAGGCCAAGGAAGTCTTGGAGCATCCCAACCTCTGAGCCAGTTAGCGCGAAGGTTATCCCGGGCAGATTGTCCACCGCGTAGGCTATCAGACCGTCGTACCTGATCCCAGAAAGCCTGAGGTACTGGGCCTCGTCAAATGCAATTATTGCCCTTAGGTTCTCGTTCTCGGCCCAGGAGCTTATCTTTTCGAGGATTTCTGCAAGGTCGGGTTTCCTCTCGAACTCCACGCTCAGGCTCGAAACTCTCAACCCGCGGATGGAGCTCAAAACCTTTTCAAGCTTAAGCCTTAGTGATTTACGTCCCGAGACAGTTGCGAGGAGGGAATCAAGGATTTTTCGGGCAAGAATCTCTTGAGGTATTGAGCCGTGGGTGAAGTAGAGGGAGCGGACATCGATTTTTGCATACGGGAATCCCAATTCGGCGAGCGCAACATTTAGGAGGGAGCTTTTCCCGAGGCGTCTTATGCCGAGCAGGAGGATCAGATTTTCTCCTAGGTTCACTGCGCTCTGGAACTCCCTCAGTTCCTTCTCCCTGTCGTATAAATCTTCACGCCGGGTTTTTGGGCGAAGGTCGAACAGCAACTTACCCCACCGTAAGTTACTTACCCGGGGGTAAGTTATAAGGGTTTCGCGAGATAAAGGGCAGTAAAGGGCTCAACTAAGGGAAGGAAAAAAGGGACAAGAGAGCGCTCAAAGCCCCAGCATCTTTCTCGCGGCCTTAACTCCCAGATCGAAGGCCTTCATGTTTATCTCTATCGTTTTGGGCGGGACGCTTACCTTTATGACCTCCCTGACGTGCTCGGCCGAGAGCGGAAAGCTAGGCGTTTGAGTTAAAGCCCCAATGAGGACGACGTTGGTGGTAACGATATTCCCTGCCTTAAGGGCCAGTTCTTCAGCGTCGAAGGCCATAAACTTGCCCCCGAAGTCCTCCTCGATGATTTTCTTCATCTCCTCAAGGGTCGGGTAGATAGCTAGCCCCATCGAGACCTGAACCGGTGGAATCGGACGAGCGTTCGTGAAGACCAGGCCACCTTTCTTAAGGTAGTTGATGTAGCGTAAAGCCTCGACGGGTTCAAAGGAGAGTATGACGTCGGCCTTTCCCTCGGGAACCATGGCACCGTAAACGTCCTCGCCAAAGCGAACGTAGGCGATGACGCTTCCAAAGCGCTGGCTCATGCCGTGGACTTCTCCAACGCGGACCTTATAGCCGGCCCTCAAAGCCGCCCAGCCTAGTAGGTTTGCTGCCGTGAGGATTCCCTGACCGCCAACTCCGGTGATAACGATGTTGTACTCCCTCATCTCACTCACCCTCCTCCATGGGCTCAAAGGCTCCAAACGGACACACCTGAGCACAGCCACCGCAGCCCCAGCACATCGTCGGGTCTATCTTGGCCTTCTTTGCCTCGGCATCCCAGTATATTGCCGGACAGCCGTAGGCGTTGATACATATCTTACATCCGGTACACTTGTCCTCGATGACGTGGTAAATGGGCCACTTCTCTCCAGCGCGCCTCATCTGGCCTATTCTATAGAGTGCACAGGGCTGTCTGGCAACGACGACGCTTACGCCTTCAACGGCCAGAGCTTCTTTGATTGCCTTCTCCGTCGCCTTTATGTCGTATGGGTCTACAACCTTGACGAAGTCGGCTCCCATCGCCTTTGCGACTTCCTCTATGAGTATCCTCTTACCGGGTCCGTGTGGGGTGTCTCCAGTTCCGGGGTTCGGCTGGTCGCCGGTCATGGCAGTGACGAGATTGTCGAGGACGACTATGACCACGTTGGAGCGGTTGTAGATGGCATTTGCCAAAGCCGGAAGTCCGGTGTGGAAGAAGGTCGAGTCTCCTATGGTGGCAACGATTATCTTCTTCTCCTTGCCGGTCTTTCTCTCTTCCTCGCCCGGAACACCGTTCAAAGCGACGTCGAGGCCGTGGGCCATGCCTATCGAGCCACCCATGGCTATGGTCGTGTCAACTGTCTTGAGCGGTGGCAGAACGCCGAGGGTGTAACAGCCTATGTCGCTCGGGAATATGGCTCTCGGCGATGCGGCGCGCCTAATCGCGTAGAATGTGTTCCTGTGCGGACAGGCTGGACAGAGCGAAGGAGGCCTCGGCGGGACTATCTTTGAGACCTTCTCGT
This genomic window contains:
- a CDS encoding multiprotein bridging factor aMBF1, translating into MGKAKPKYCEICGAPIKGPGHRIRIEGAEVLVCDKCYEKYGKKKPGTFSIMPTGREPRRTSRPSQRPRRELKPRREKPLYTEEIVEDFAERVYRAIQRSGKSYEELSHEVGLSVNDLRAIAHGYREPTIKEARKLEKYFRITLIERVEEELGEKKVIPRDYEPTLGDIANIRIKKRKKK
- a CDS encoding DUF356 domain-containing protein, which gives rise to MRNTIVLVRADNFHKASVALADLVRYGGMRIRGDPRIIPPALSEWAFEKISGEKPKKKFKAHVVAQIDLPPRKAIGRIMDIHPPAHILVIPPDTEVWEELMRLWGTFEKLRGFHPPKRTKAEEVKKREKSEDNEPF
- a CDS encoding DUF505 family protein — encoded protein: MKMFLKRRHLEILREMRNTESQAEIEAKLPDEFQLRAIELYILGFAELEGGKIKLTDAGRRLLELTDGLNLDELPDVIADSEIIKMLELLEETGWVPEKWLEVLRERKLADENGLTDFGKGLLGVYRTTHPVVYLTPEIVSFLKGMPKLGVLDELITFKNSKLYGDNIVNALQAMRLLMISPPTERGRAFTITPAAKQALKALSMMPVFARAIVLRKEDFEALKAGRGSAELESMGLSNEKGTTEFGRAIMETYEAIGKVEEKVLPIYLLDDELSVLKAIEEIEKKHETNPEILPTEKEIARRAEVEDVGAILHLLESKELVERKLVKNRDTYWLTSWGREAVNFGTVSPDAMKAVTYADSGDVPIAEWVLKAQEEGLVKAGVTDKGRFYLRLSRTIRRKLFLTKYDVAILAKLPRRKYIHRDELVRLVGDYIGGDEREVIRAIGEAEAKGFVVELQNGMVKLTGLGERVKTALENAKLQEIVRVKFSVTPTLYNVLRVIYENLEAFNRIWKEKGEVRDYKMEEVDVIRKHLSLSDEEIKKALTMLRQLGFLGSKSLTEAGKVLVEAYL
- a CDS encoding TATA-box-binding protein, which encodes MVDMSNVKLRIENIVASVDLFTDLNLEKVIEICPNSKYNPEEFPGIICRFEKPKVALLIFSSGKLVVTGAKSVEDIERAVNKLIQMLKKIGAKFHREPQIDIQNMVFSGDIGMEFNLDAVALSLPNCEYEPEQFPGVIYRVKEPKAVILLFSSGKIVCSGAKSESDAWEAVKKLLRELEKYGLIEEEEEW
- a CDS encoding histone deacetylase family protein → MAFSVIYSPIFLEHKPKDYHPENPERLLRAMEALKRTGLWEPIEPEPVPEEELLRVHSEDYVKRVKEKSRSFAYLDPDTYVSPGTFEASLTAFGASRRAVELAVERKGLYLALVRPPGHHAGRNGRALNAPTLGFCIFNSSAYAAKIAEEKLGKVLVIDFDAHHGNGTQEILWNDEKAVHIDLHERDIYPMSGYEYEVGGKKAEGTKINIPMPHYAGDDDYVYAWEEIVLPIIAQFRPKLIVVSAGFDGFLGENLTTLRLSEVFFAYAGSTLSRYPLAVIFEGGYSVGLDKGLPAFIRGYLSGEIREVPVAPSYEALRTVSAVKEVQRQWWEL
- a CDS encoding ATP-binding protein, with the protein product MLFDLRPKTRREDLYDREKELREFQSAVNLGENLILLLGIRRLGKSSLLNVALAELGFPYAKIDVRSLYFTHGSIPQEILARKILDSLLATVSGRKSLRLKLEKVLSSIRGLRVSSLSVEFERKPDLAEILEKISSWAENENLRAIIAFDEAQYLRLSGIRYDGLIAYAVDNLPGITFALTGSEVGMLQDFLGLEDPKKPLFGRYAREIVLQRFKREESVDFLRKGFGEIGIEPAENEIEEAVERLDGIVGWLTMYGYLRGVRKLPHAQAMDELFNMAEKLIREELSSLIRNSRRYGVILKAVAMGNVRWSTIKEYVEFKMGPVNDAKFSILLKNLLKYGYLEKKGNEYSIPDPVVRDVVKNLQLTPQ
- a CDS encoding indolepyruvate oxidoreductase subunit beta, encoding MREYNIVITGVGGQGILTAANLLGWAALRAGYKVRVGEVHGMSQRFGSVIAYVRFGEDVYGAMVPEGKADVILSFEPVEALRYINYLKKGGLVFTNARPIPPVQVSMGLAIYPTLEEMKKIIEEDFGGKFMAFDAEELALKAGNIVTTNVVLIGALTQTPSFPLSAEHVREVIKVSVPPKTIEINMKAFDLGVKAARKMLGL